A single genomic interval of Gemmatimonadales bacterium harbors:
- the guaA gene encoding glutamine-hydrolyzing GMP synthase has translation MNAPRHHDGILILDYGSQFTQLIARRVREAHVYCEIHPGTRSLEWIRDWGPKGIILSGGPNSVYDAGAPTAPPGILDLGVPVLGLCYGMQIIAQMAGAKVVGADRREYGRAVVTVAGGKLFSGFAVGEETAVWMSHGDHVDTPPPGFTLTASSPNCPVAGFEHASRPIFGVQFHPEVAHTARGGEIIGAFLFDVCGATPDWTAGHFIETETARIRALAGSARVICGLSGGVDSSVAAALVHRAVGDRLTCIFVDHGLLRLHERDQVEATFRRHLGIDLRVVEASELFLKALDGVSDPEEKRRRIGHTFIDVFEAEAKQVGPDVGFLVQGTLYPDVIESVSPTGGPSVTIKTHHNVGGLPERLPFKLIEPLRELFKDEVRQVGRELGLPEEMVGRHPFPGPGLAIRILGAVSKPDLDILRAVDDIYIEEIRAAGLYDDIWQAFAVLLPIRSVGVQGDFRTYDQAVALRAVTSRDGMTADWFPFPHEVLAHISNRIANEVKGVNRVVYDVSSKPPATIEWE, from the coding sequence AGCTGATTGCGCGGCGGGTGCGCGAAGCCCACGTCTATTGCGAGATCCACCCGGGCACCCGCTCGCTGGAGTGGATTCGTGACTGGGGCCCGAAGGGGATCATCCTCTCGGGCGGCCCCAATTCGGTGTACGACGCCGGGGCGCCGACCGCGCCGCCGGGCATTCTCGATCTCGGCGTCCCGGTGCTGGGCCTCTGTTACGGCATGCAGATCATCGCGCAGATGGCCGGCGCCAAGGTGGTCGGCGCCGACCGTCGCGAGTACGGCCGGGCGGTGGTGACGGTGGCAGGGGGCAAGCTCTTCAGTGGGTTTGCCGTGGGCGAGGAAACGGCGGTCTGGATGAGTCACGGCGACCATGTCGACACGCCGCCTCCGGGTTTCACGCTCACCGCCTCGAGCCCCAACTGTCCCGTGGCGGGGTTCGAGCACGCCAGCCGGCCGATCTTCGGGGTCCAGTTCCACCCCGAGGTGGCACACACCGCGCGGGGCGGAGAAATCATCGGCGCCTTCCTGTTCGATGTGTGCGGGGCGACGCCGGACTGGACCGCGGGGCATTTCATCGAGACCGAGACCGCGCGAATTCGCGCGCTGGCCGGTTCCGCGCGCGTCATCTGCGGCCTCTCGGGCGGCGTGGACTCCTCGGTGGCCGCGGCGCTGGTCCACCGCGCCGTGGGCGACCGGCTGACCTGCATCTTCGTCGACCACGGCCTCCTCCGGTTGCATGAACGTGACCAGGTCGAGGCGACATTCCGCCGTCACCTGGGGATCGACCTGCGCGTGGTGGAGGCGAGCGAATTGTTCCTCAAGGCGCTCGACGGGGTCAGCGACCCGGAAGAGAAGCGCCGCCGGATCGGGCACACCTTCATTGATGTGTTCGAGGCGGAGGCGAAGCAGGTGGGGCCCGACGTCGGGTTCCTGGTGCAGGGCACACTCTATCCCGACGTGATCGAGTCGGTGTCACCCACCGGGGGACCGTCGGTCACCATCAAGACCCACCACAACGTCGGCGGGCTGCCGGAGCGGCTGCCGTTCAAGCTTATCGAACCGCTGCGGGAACTGTTCAAGGACGAAGTGCGACAGGTCGGGCGGGAACTCGGTTTGCCGGAGGAGATGGTCGGACGGCATCCGTTCCCAGGGCCCGGGCTGGCCATCCGCATCCTGGGGGCGGTCTCGAAGCCGGATCTCGACATCCTCCGGGCCGTGGACGACATCTACATCGAGGAGATCCGGGCGGCGGGGCTGTACGACGACATCTGGCAGGCGTTTGCCGTGCTGCTGCCGATACGCTCTGTCGGCGTGCAGGGTGACTTCCGCACCTACGATCAGGCGGTGGCGCTTCGGGCGGTAACGAGCCGGGACGGGATGACGGCCGACTGGTTCCCCTTCCCGCACGAGGTGCTGGCGCACATCTCGAACCGGATCGCCAACGAGGTGAAGGGGGTCAACCGGGTGGTATACGACGTGAGCAGCAAACCCCCCGCCACGATCGAGTGGGAGTAG
- a CDS encoding PTS sugar transporter subunit IIA has translation MHLREFFAPDAVQLPLSATTKDEALAELVGLLHADEKSTDTLLKMLHRRESLGSTGVGRGVAVPHCRSLVVHRLQLAYGYSPAGLEFGAADGQPVHHVFLIVAPPNEMSNQYLPTLGKIAQLAKEPGVPEQLAKLASVDEFFELLSAKGV, from the coding sequence ATGCATCTCAGAGAATTCTTTGCGCCCGACGCCGTCCAGCTGCCGCTCAGCGCCACCACCAAGGACGAGGCGCTCGCCGAGTTGGTGGGCCTGCTCCACGCCGACGAGAAATCGACGGACACCTTGCTGAAGATGCTGCATCGGCGGGAAAGCCTGGGCTCTACCGGTGTGGGGCGAGGCGTTGCCGTGCCGCACTGCCGCTCGCTGGTGGTGCATCGCCTGCAACTCGCCTACGGCTATTCCCCGGCCGGGCTCGAATTCGGTGCCGCCGACGGGCAACCCGTCCACCACGTCTTCCTCATCGTGGCCCCACCCAACGAAATGTCCAACCAGTACCTCCCGACGCTCGGCAAGATCGCCCAGCTCGCCAAGGAGCCCGGTGTGCCGGAACAGCTCGCGAAGCTGGCCTCGGTCGACGAGTTCTTCGAGCTGCTGTCGGCGAAGGGCGTCTAG
- the dusB gene encoding tRNA dihydrouridine synthase DusB, translating to MRLPYPVPHDFALILAPMAGVSEPPFRQICRRMGADVVLSEFLSSEAIRRRIRNTLEGAEFEECERPIGIQIYGADPAAMAEATALITEHYQPEFIDINFGCPVKKVVRRNGGSGCLREPQLITDIIRACVAATHLPVTVKTRSGWNDEMRDPVGIALRMQDAGARAFTLHARTRTQMYSGKANWDEIARVVEALEIPVIGNGDVQTPEDVVRMRDHTGAAGVMVGRGAFGNPWLFRDARALLAGRPKPDAPTAAERFEMALTHARLALRLQGDSRHTVVEFRKHFGWYTKGLHGASELRQRLFQVESFTEAEEIFVRYLAPLAQVA from the coding sequence ATGCGGCTCCCCTATCCCGTTCCCCACGATTTCGCCCTGATCCTGGCTCCCATGGCCGGGGTCTCGGAGCCACCCTTCCGCCAGATCTGCCGGCGGATGGGGGCGGACGTCGTGCTGTCAGAATTCCTCTCTTCTGAGGCGATCCGCCGGCGGATCCGGAACACCCTGGAAGGGGCGGAGTTCGAGGAGTGCGAGCGCCCGATCGGGATCCAGATCTACGGAGCCGATCCCGCCGCCATGGCGGAGGCCACCGCGCTCATCACCGAGCACTACCAGCCGGAGTTCATCGACATCAACTTCGGGTGCCCGGTCAAGAAGGTGGTCCGGCGGAACGGCGGGTCAGGCTGCCTGCGGGAGCCGCAGCTTATCACGGACATCATCCGCGCGTGCGTCGCCGCCACCCACCTGCCGGTGACGGTGAAGACCCGAAGCGGGTGGAACGACGAGATGCGGGACCCCGTCGGGATTGCGCTGCGGATGCAGGACGCCGGTGCCCGGGCGTTCACGCTCCACGCCCGGACGCGGACCCAGATGTACTCCGGCAAGGCCAACTGGGACGAGATCGCCCGGGTGGTCGAGGCGCTGGAAATTCCCGTCATCGGCAACGGCGACGTGCAGACGCCTGAAGATGTCGTGCGCATGCGCGATCACACCGGGGCCGCCGGCGTCATGGTCGGCCGCGGCGCGTTCGGCAACCCCTGGCTCTTCCGCGATGCGCGCGCCCTCCTCGCGGGCCGCCCGAAGCCGGATGCGCCGACTGCGGCGGAGCGCTTCGAGATGGCGCTCACCCACGCGCGCCTGGCCCTTCGTCTGCAGGGCGACTCGCGGCACACGGTGGTGGAGTTCCGCAAGCACTTCGGCTGGTACACCAAGGGGCTTCACGGGGCGAGCGAGCTCCGCCAGCGGCTCTTCCAGGTGGAGTCGTTCACCGAGGCGGAGGAGATCTTCGTCCGGTACCTCGCGCCACTCGCGCAGGTGGCGTGA
- the larB gene encoding nickel pincer cofactor biosynthesis protein LarB produces the protein MTPERLAALLASVAAGTITPALALEQLRNFPAEQLPFASIDHHRTLRQGQPEVIFCAGKTVEQVVAIAERLTAVSGSFLGTRATDEQAEALRNVFPGLEWNAPARTVFLPKEPRPEPTGMGTVLVVCAGTSDLPVAEEAAVVAEAFGNRVERMVDVGVAGIHRLMAQGDRLREAAVVIVVAGMEGALPSVVGGLVRVPVIAVPTSVGYGAAFGGIAALLGMLNSCAAGVTVVNIDNGFGAAAAATRINHRAP, from the coding sequence GTGACCCCCGAGCGGCTGGCTGCACTGCTGGCAAGCGTCGCCGCCGGCACGATCACGCCGGCGCTGGCGCTCGAGCAGTTGCGCAATTTCCCCGCCGAACAACTTCCGTTCGCCAGCATCGATCACCATCGCACCCTGCGGCAGGGACAGCCGGAGGTGATCTTCTGCGCCGGCAAGACGGTGGAGCAGGTGGTGGCCATCGCCGAGCGACTGACCGCCGTGTCGGGCAGCTTCCTGGGCACGCGCGCGACCGATGAACAGGCGGAGGCGCTCCGGAACGTCTTCCCCGGGCTTGAGTGGAATGCCCCGGCGCGGACGGTGTTCTTGCCGAAGGAGCCCCGTCCGGAACCGACGGGGATGGGCACGGTGCTCGTGGTGTGTGCCGGCACCAGCGACCTGCCGGTGGCGGAGGAGGCGGCGGTGGTGGCCGAGGCGTTCGGCAACCGGGTGGAACGGATGGTGGACGTGGGAGTGGCGGGCATCCACCGGTTGATGGCGCAGGGCGACCGGCTGCGGGAAGCGGCAGTCGTCATCGTCGTGGCGGGCATGGAAGGCGCCTTGCCAAGCGTCGTCGGAGGATTGGTTCGGGTGCCCGTGATCGCGGTGCCGACCAGCGTCGGGTACGGGGCGGCGTTCGGCGGAATCGCCGCGCTGCTCGGGATGCTGAACAGCTGTGCGGCCGGAGTGACCGTGGTGAACATCGACAACGGTTTCGGCGCGGCCGCGGCGGCCACGCGCATCAACCACCGGGCGCCGTGA
- a CDS encoding GGDEF domain-containing protein — MSGLGIAVVWTLLGAAAGFLVARRRRPVPPRGRTGLPDAATPHLLPDPALEWLRRASGAHGLWAVETKGPGQGARTYQSLSPAWRVTDTELDLIEERIKAASTRDGDGAERLDAGLLLIASAGGAVVAALVPADLPSAAQATLRGDLAALLDGIGRRPVLHDLAQVQDGLAIESVESVGMRLAYQVERIAGAEAYVAASEGAGTRVIGVSGLADRRALGQVLPADATLARVSRGAQPEAASGDPLGGSGTDRRRHPPAQVTPMLQHDQAIGGVAWRVPDGGLVSQETIREVNEAIRAATPRLEVALRLAAETDRAIKDPLTGLLNRRGLGERMSLVGPERGALISLDFDKFKLLNDTLGHAAGDAALIHLARILQEQVRGADSAARVGGEEFLLWLPGTSLEEGVRVAERIRVRLGSVGWDWQGRSWPLSASFGVAGWPETTRSKDNLATQADAALYAAKRGGRNRVVIWSLELKESS; from the coding sequence GTGAGCGGTCTGGGGATCGCCGTGGTCTGGACGCTCCTCGGCGCTGCGGCCGGATTCCTGGTCGCCCGCCGGCGCCGCCCAGTCCCTCCGCGCGGCCGCACCGGCCTCCCGGATGCCGCGACTCCCCACCTCCTTCCCGATCCCGCGCTCGAGTGGCTGCGTCGCGCCTCCGGCGCCCACGGTCTGTGGGCGGTCGAGACGAAGGGCCCCGGTCAGGGCGCCCGCACCTACCAGAGTCTCTCCCCTGCCTGGCGCGTCACCGATACCGAACTGGACCTGATCGAGGAGCGCATCAAGGCGGCGTCCACCCGGGATGGCGACGGCGCCGAGCGCCTCGACGCCGGCCTGCTGCTGATCGCCTCGGCCGGGGGCGCGGTAGTGGCCGCGCTCGTCCCGGCAGACCTCCCGAGCGCGGCCCAGGCCACACTCCGAGGTGACCTCGCGGCATTGCTCGATGGAATCGGGCGGCGCCCGGTCCTCCACGATCTGGCGCAGGTGCAGGACGGCCTGGCCATTGAATCGGTCGAGAGCGTGGGGATGCGGCTGGCGTACCAGGTGGAGCGGATCGCCGGAGCCGAGGCGTACGTGGCCGCCTCGGAGGGAGCGGGCACCAGGGTGATCGGGGTGTCGGGGCTCGCGGACCGCCGGGCGCTCGGGCAGGTGCTCCCCGCCGATGCGACACTGGCCCGTGTATCGCGCGGCGCCCAGCCGGAAGCGGCGAGCGGCGATCCCCTCGGCGGTTCGGGCACCGACCGTCGCCGGCACCCACCCGCACAGGTGACACCGATGCTGCAGCACGATCAGGCCATCGGCGGGGTGGCCTGGCGTGTGCCCGACGGCGGGCTGGTCAGCCAGGAGACGATCCGGGAGGTCAATGAGGCGATCCGCGCGGCGACACCGCGGCTCGAGGTCGCCCTGCGTCTCGCCGCCGAGACGGACCGCGCCATCAAGGATCCGTTGACCGGCCTCCTCAACCGGCGCGGACTGGGGGAACGGATGAGCCTGGTCGGGCCTGAGCGCGGTGCCCTCATCTCGCTCGACTTCGACAAGTTCAAGCTCTTGAACGACACGCTCGGCCACGCGGCGGGGGACGCGGCGCTGATTCATCTGGCGCGCATCCTCCAGGAGCAGGTCCGAGGGGCGGACTCGGCGGCCCGCGTCGGGGGGGAGGAATTCCTGCTCTGGCTGCCGGGGACGTCGCTGGAGGAGGGCGTGCGCGTCGCGGAACGGATCAGGGTGCGGCTGGGTTCCGTGGGTTGGGACTGGCAAGGCAGGTCGTGGCCCCTGTCGGCGTCCTTCGGGGTGGCCGGGTGGCCGGAAACGACCCGGAGCAAGGACAACCTTGCCACCCAGGCCGATGCCGCGCTCTACGCCGCCAAGCGGGGCGGTCGAAACCGGGTCGTGATCTGGAGCCTCGAATTGAAGGAATCCTCATAG
- a CDS encoding arylsulfatase: MVHTKHFWRFFLSLVAVGAFGALPASAQVVTGKPGSPGATTTIDGKQLPAPQPKFGGVIKDDALQSTPWWAPRIVPPKAAPNVLLIITDDAGFAVPSTFGGVIPTPTMDRIANEGLRYNRMFSTALCSPTRAALITGRNHHSAGFGVISEQSTGYPGYNSIIGQDEATIGRILQDNGYATAWFGKDHNTPAFAASQVGPFDQWPTGLGFQYFYGFVGGDANQWEPNLFRNTTQIFPFRGKEGTWNLITGMADDAIDWIYRMHQTDPSKPIFIKYAPGATHAPHHPTKEWVDSVQKLHLFDKGYEALRQQIFANQKKMGIVPQDAILTPWPDSVLTPWNKLDPMAKKLFIRQVEIFAAYAMYSDYEIGRVIKAFDDIGRGDNTMVIYINGDNGTSAEGGPLGTPNEVAFFNGMNEIPVDVQMKWYDVWGTQETYNHMSAGWSWAFDTPFDWFKQNASRLGGINQNMVISWPGHIAETGGIRNQFTHVIDVAPTILEAAGIPAPDYVDGIKQRPIEGTSFAYTFAANAANAPSRHTTQYFEMMGQWALWKDGWLLSTKVNRVPWDAFSKANPDPLNNQVFQLYDMSNDWNQATDVAAKYPDKVAQMRKDFVEEAKKYQVFPLDASVAARIVAPRPNITAGRTEFVYTHPMTGTPQGDSPLLLNTSYTVTADITVPQGGAEGIMLTSGGRFGGYGFYLLKGKPVWVWNMVDLERIKWEGPTALTPGRHTVEFDFVYDGTGRQHPRVQQLSGVEAESGCQHAQGRRPGGRHQEDGEDPPRPVLQWDGSASNIDFLFPRPAWTMPTTTRPSHSRGRSTSSPSSSTGRSSRRPTSERSRMPRPRRRTTSSPAPARAASLNDGATGVGCPRVRTRGFRFSCPRCPAAPLPRCPA, translated from the coding sequence ATGGTTCACACCAAGCACTTCTGGCGATTCTTCCTTTCGCTGGTCGCGGTCGGCGCATTCGGCGCGCTGCCGGCGTCGGCGCAGGTCGTCACCGGCAAGCCCGGCTCACCGGGTGCGACCACCACCATCGACGGCAAGCAGCTCCCGGCTCCCCAGCCGAAGTTCGGCGGCGTCATCAAGGACGACGCGCTGCAGTCCACGCCGTGGTGGGCGCCGCGTATCGTGCCCCCGAAGGCCGCCCCGAACGTCCTGCTCATCATCACCGATGACGCCGGCTTTGCCGTGCCCAGCACCTTCGGCGGCGTGATCCCGACGCCGACGATGGACCGGATCGCCAACGAGGGGCTCCGCTACAACCGGATGTTCTCGACGGCGCTCTGCTCCCCGACCCGCGCCGCGCTGATTACCGGCCGGAACCACCACTCGGCCGGTTTCGGGGTCATTTCCGAGCAGTCGACCGGCTACCCCGGGTACAACAGCATCATCGGCCAGGATGAGGCCACCATCGGGCGGATCCTGCAGGACAACGGCTACGCCACCGCCTGGTTCGGGAAGGACCACAACACCCCGGCGTTCGCCGCCAGCCAGGTCGGCCCGTTCGATCAGTGGCCCACCGGCCTCGGGTTCCAGTACTTCTACGGCTTCGTCGGGGGCGACGCCAACCAGTGGGAGCCCAACCTCTTCCGGAATACGACGCAGATCTTCCCCTTCCGGGGCAAGGAGGGCACCTGGAACCTGATCACGGGCATGGCGGACGACGCCATCGACTGGATCTACCGGATGCACCAGACCGACCCGAGCAAGCCGATCTTCATCAAGTACGCGCCCGGCGCCACCCACGCGCCGCACCACCCCACGAAGGAGTGGGTGGACAGCGTCCAGAAGCTGCACCTCTTCGACAAGGGCTACGAGGCGCTGCGCCAGCAGATCTTCGCTAACCAGAAGAAGATGGGCATCGTGCCCCAGGACGCCATCCTCACCCCGTGGCCGGACTCGGTCCTCACGCCGTGGAACAAGCTGGACCCGATGGCGAAGAAGCTCTTCATCCGGCAGGTGGAGATCTTCGCCGCCTACGCGATGTACAGCGACTACGAGATCGGCCGCGTCATCAAGGCATTCGATGACATCGGCCGGGGCGACAACACGATGGTCATCTACATCAACGGGGACAACGGGACGAGCGCCGAGGGCGGTCCGCTCGGCACCCCGAACGAGGTGGCGTTCTTCAACGGGATGAACGAGATCCCGGTCGATGTCCAGATGAAGTGGTACGACGTCTGGGGCACCCAGGAAACCTACAACCACATGTCGGCGGGATGGTCCTGGGCGTTCGACACACCCTTCGACTGGTTCAAGCAGAACGCCTCACGGCTCGGCGGGATCAACCAGAACATGGTCATCTCCTGGCCCGGGCACATCGCCGAGACCGGTGGAATCCGGAACCAGTTCACCCACGTGATCGACGTCGCACCGACGATCCTCGAAGCGGCCGGCATTCCTGCGCCGGACTACGTGGACGGCATCAAGCAGCGGCCGATCGAGGGCACGAGCTTCGCCTACACCTTCGCCGCCAACGCCGCGAATGCCCCTTCCCGTCACACCACGCAGTACTTCGAGATGATGGGGCAGTGGGCGCTCTGGAAGGACGGCTGGCTCCTCAGCACCAAGGTCAACCGGGTGCCGTGGGACGCCTTCTCCAAGGCCAACCCCGATCCGCTCAACAACCAGGTCTTCCAGCTCTATGACATGAGCAACGACTGGAACCAGGCGACGGACGTGGCGGCCAAGTACCCCGACAAGGTCGCCCAGATGCGGAAGGACTTCGTGGAGGAAGCCAAGAAGTACCAGGTCTTCCCGCTCGACGCCTCGGTGGCGGCCCGCATCGTGGCGCCGCGGCCGAACATCACCGCGGGTCGGACGGAGTTCGTCTATACCCATCCAATGACCGGGACGCCGCAGGGTGACTCGCCGCTCCTCCTCAACACCAGCTACACCGTGACGGCGGACATCACCGTGCCCCAGGGCGGCGCCGAGGGCATCATGCTCACCTCCGGTGGCCGGTTCGGCGGGTACGGGTTCTACCTCCTCAAGGGCAAGCCGGTCTGGGTCTGGAACATGGTGGACCTCGAGCGTATCAAGTGGGAAGGGCCGACGGCCCTCACGCCCGGGCGGCACACCGTCGAATTCGACTTTGTCTACGACGGCACCGGGCGCCAGCACCCTCGCGTACAACAGCTCTCGGGCGTCGAGGCGGAGTCGGGCTGCCAGCACGCTCAAGGTCGACGGCCAGGTGGTCGCCACCAAGAAGATGGAGAAGACCCTCCCCGCCCAGTCCTTCAGTGGGACGGAAGCGCTTCGAACATCGATTTCCTGTTTCCGAGACCGGCGTGGACGATGCCGACTACCACCCGCCCTTCACATTCACGGGGACGCTCGACAAGCTCACCCTCAAGCTCGACCGGCCGCAGCTCTCGCCGGCCGACATCAGAAAGATCAAGGATGCCGAGGCCAAGGCGGCGGACAACAAGTAGTCCCGCACCCGCACGCGCGGCTTCACTGAACGACGGGGCAACCGGTGTCGGTTGCCCCCGTGTACGTACGCGCGGATTCCGATTCTCTTGCCCCCGCTGCCCCGCTGCCCCGCTGCCCCGCTGCCCCGCCTAG
- the purE gene encoding 5-(carboxyamino)imidazole ribonucleotide mutase: MTSKPLVGIVMGSASDWPVMLHAANRLAHFGVACESRVISAHRSPALAHEYATTAEQRGLKCIIAAAGMAAHLAGVMAAITTIPVLGVPMPGGHLQGMDALLATVQMPAGIPVATFAIGDAGAHNAALFAVAMLAVSDKTLAAKLKEFRAEQEDQED; encoded by the coding sequence ATGACATCGAAACCGCTGGTAGGTATCGTGATGGGAAGCGCCTCCGACTGGCCGGTGATGCTCCATGCCGCCAACCGGCTGGCGCATTTCGGCGTGGCCTGCGAGAGCCGGGTCATTTCGGCGCACCGCTCCCCCGCCCTGGCGCATGAATACGCCACCACGGCCGAGCAGCGCGGCCTGAAGTGCATCATCGCCGCCGCAGGCATGGCGGCGCACCTGGCCGGCGTGATGGCGGCCATAACCACCATCCCGGTGCTCGGCGTCCCGATGCCGGGCGGGCACCTCCAGGGAATGGACGCGCTCCTCGCCACCGTGCAGATGCCGGCCGGTATCCCGGTGGCCACCTTCGCCATCGGCGACGCGGGGGCCCACAACGCCGCGCTCTTCGCGGTGGCCATGCTGGCGGTCTCCGACAAGACGCTGGCTGCCAAGCTGAAGGAGTTCCGGGCGGAGCAGGAGGATCAAGAAGATTGA